TTAGTCTGATTTACCAGTTAAACTAACTGGAACTCATGCTCAAAATGAatcttaaataattaaattgaaaagaacatgcaatttataattttttttttttttaaatagacaggcaaaagttttttttccttatgacaggaaaaaaattaattcaacaCATAATATTTACTTTACTGCcccataaatttaaaaaaaaaaaaaaaaaaaaaaaaaaaacacgcacaCACACTATCTACTGAcactttttctccaaaaaaaaaaaaaaaactatctacTGACACAAACGCATGTGCCTCCAGGCTCACACAAGAGAATCATTTGAGAAGTAAcccaatatataaaaatttttatatatagttacattataaattttgttttgtcaGGCCCTATCACGTGGGCTGCTGAATAGGGAGTGTTGTTGTATTTTCTCATGAACGGTTCCAATTTCCAGCTCGAATTATAAAATGAAAGCATCCACATATCACGTCACGTTTAATGCCCATAATTTGTGTACACCTTAGCCTTAGGCCCATTATCTCCTACATGTGGGTCAGCTATTTAATGTAAATATTCGGCACCTTCGTTTGAAATATTCTTTTCTTGGTTGCTATGCATTAATTGGATCGATTTGATAGCAACCAAACCCCAAGTCACTTTTATATGATTCCAAATAGCCAAAAAATGTTGTGCTGTTTGAAAACTTGTGACAAAGTTAATTATTTAGGACAAGAGAAAGTTTCATGTGGGAGGACCAGTTGTCTTCGTGTGTGTCTCATTTTTTGCAAATCTCAAGCATACgtatttcccctaagtctgcaACACTATGAGTTCAAGAAACTACCGACATTTTTTGTGGTACATTCGCATATGTCTTTTTCTTTAGCAACTGTCTTATTGCATTTATAAATAATAGCACTCATTGGTGtatagtaaaaaaatgtgtaaaatttatatataattttgtctAAAAAGACCTACATCAATCTGtgtataattatgtaaatttataaatttactatagtaattgtgtaaatttatactaacactatttatttttcatttagtttttattctttctttacgtATTTCAATGATGAAATAAGAGAGTTAATGATGGTTGttgtgtatgaaaaaaaaaaaacaattacaaaaatcaatgaaaattgatattttaatgaaatacagtgtaaaataaataacataacgtgtggcatttaaaaaaataagtatgtaaaatagaaaaagtagattcttatattttttttttttaaaaaaaaatttacatgaatCAATGGGAATGACTTATCATAAAAACTCGGTTCTAAGATAGGAAATGTAGTATTATTAATTATGGAGTTGATTATAAACGAGCTAGTATAAGACCCACCTGTCGGTGATAGAGAGGTCTCATACGCCTATTGCATGTGAGATTTTTCCGCTAATAAACATGGCAGCCTGACACTTTCAGCTTATTGAATGTGGTGGGTTACTCGACTTTTCATTTATGAATTATAATAGCAAATTACCAGTTTACCACATGCAAATTCCCTTCCCAGCAGTCTGTCTTGGTGGCACTTTTGTAGTTGCACCATATATTCATATCCAACACTTAATCGACCTACCCTTCAATGTCAAAAATTAGGCCTGGTTTCATTCAGATCCAGCATTGTTAAAACAGGCACAAAATAGTAGTCCACTGGCCCAGTAGAAAAGTTTCTTGCTTTTGTACTTGGATTTATGAGAACTGAGGACTTGGCCCAAAAAATTGTAGAATTGCTATCCGGATTTGGCCCAACAGAAAAGTTTCTTGGTTTTGTACTTGGAATTATGGGAACTGAGGATTCGGCCCAAAAAATGATAGAATTGCTATCCGGATTTGGCCCAATAGAAAAGTTTCTTGCTTTTCTAGACAGAATTGCTAGAGTATCACGAAAATGGTATGATGTCAATCTAAATGGATTAAGacgtaattttaatttagttttaacaTGGTACTTCCTTGTTTATGGCTCTCAAATATCTCATGATCACATAAGGCCTACAACCAACTCAATTGAACGGttctatacatatataaagtTCGACAATTACAAAGTTACAAAGAGGAAGGGTGATTCAAACCCTGGACATTTCCATATTAAAAGGGTCTTAGCAACTAAATGATATTAAAGGTGAACAGTTAGGGAATTAACCTTATATATCAACCCTTTTACTTCAATTAAGTAATTGACAATAGCATGAAAATCAAGCAAACGCGTTTGTAGTCCAACGGTTAGGATAATTGCCTTCCAAGCAATAGACCCGGGTTCGACTCCCGGCAAACGCATtagtcttatttttattttgaaaaataaaaatattaaaaatacaaaaagcaaTATTATAAAGATTGCTGGCTGTGGGGTTCGAACCCACGCGCACTTATGTGCAGAAGATCTTAAGTCTTCCCCCTTAACCTCTCGGGCAAACCAGCTCGTTGTTTAAATATATTCAGCTAATTATTATTAACCGTAACATGTGTTGTATTTGGTTCCGCGACGAAGTATCTAGAAGTAACAAAGACAATCTTGGAACGGCTCTGATTACatcatcactctctctctctctctgtttatCTCTTATCCGTTTCCACAGCACACACGCCTTCTTTCTTAGTTCAAACGAAAACGCGTTTTTTAGTTTCTCctcatcatcaaaaaaaaaaaaaaaaaaaaaaaaatctaacacacAAACAGAGCCACAGAGAAAGAATCACAGTTATATATTTGGtcacaaaaaaattgtgttttggtgtTGGGAAATGGCGGAGCACTTGGCGTCGATATTTGGGACGGAGAAAGACAGAGTGAACTGCCCATTCTACTTCAAGATCGGAGCGTGCAGACACGGCGACCGGTGCTCGAGGCTCCACACGAAGCCCAGCGTAAGCCCGACCCTCCTCCTCTCCAACATGTACCAGCGCCCTGACATGATCACGCCTGGCGTCGACGCTCATGGCCAGCCCATCGACCCTCGCACCATTCAAACCCACTTCGAGGAGTTCTATGAAGATCTCTTTGAGGAGCTCACCAAGTACGGCGAGATTGAAAGCCTCAATATCTGTGACAACCTTGCCGACCACATGGTACCGCCCCTCCTGTTCCAAACTAGTTAACATAGAATATTATGTGTAAATATTTAGGCACTAGaaagtaaatatattattattattgttgttgttattattttttatgtacagTTATgcgtaaaattttcaaaaattctggGCCAAATGTAGTTTTATTATCAATGAGAAGAACATTGATTTTATATGATTTGGCAGGTGGGTAATGTCTATGTTCAGTTCAGAGAGGAAGAACATGCTGCAAATGCACTTCGCAATCTGACTGGAAGGTTTTATGCTGgttcgtttttctttttccacttaTTTTAGATTGAGTttgggattttttatttatcgAATATTTGTAGTCTAAATTCTGTTTATGCTAGTTCTCAATATGCTCTAGCTCAAAATCAAATGGTACTTCTTTTTCATTAATTAAGCAATAGATTGTAAGGTCTCATGTTCAAGACCCATAGGGTTCATGTGTACTTgggtgtctctctctttttgttatcaatagatccttattacttatcaaaaaaaaaaagacccataGGGTTCATGTGTAACTTCCTCATATTATGATTGGATTGGCTATAATATGTAGGACACTTGTCGTATTGAAAAAGCTCTTTGAAGCAGAGTGGGGGACATGGAGAGAGATGGGTAGGGAGAAGACAAGAAGGCCACCCTTCCCTTTCACTCTCCATTCTGAACATACTGTAGAAGGTTTCTTTATCCTTAGAACTGTGTAATTTTATATTGGTTTCATGCATCTTTTGTCAAGAAGCTTAAAATTGGACTTTGCTCTCATGATTGTATCACTATTTGGCTTACACCGAAaccaaaaactttaaaatatgaattaaaaaactttagtcTTGCTAATGAGCTATAACTCAACTGACAATTTCTTCTCCCGtaataatgggatggagggtgaggtcgtgggttcaagacccactagGTGCGTATGTGTGAAACTTACCATTAGTAGTTTTGGCATTCATGTCTGGAATTAGAGATAATCAAAACATGGTTCACGTCTATCTCACTTTGGGAACCAAAAATTGCAGGCCGTCCCATCATTGTTGATTTTTCTCCAGTAACAGACTTTCGTGAAGCCACTTGTAGGCAGTACGAGGAGAACACTTGCAACCGTGGTGGATACTGCAATTTTATGCACTTGAAAAGGATCAGCAGGTAAACTGTCCTCTATGATATATTATATTCTCCGCAATACCTAAACATGTTATGCTCTGTCTGAAAGTGTTGCATCTGATTGTAATTCATCTAATCTGATCTTTTCAGGGAGTTAAGGCGGCAATTGTTTGGGAGGTACCGACGAAGGCACAGCCGCAGTCGAAGCCGAAGTCGGAGCCCCTACAGGCATCGTAGCTATGAAGAGCGCTCTCATGGGGGACGTGGTTCTAGCAAAAGGTATGATGAAAGGGATTATTATCACGAAAGTCAGAGCAGGAGGCACAGGACCACAAGCCCTGGCCATAGGAGAGGACGAAGCAGAAGCAAGAGCCCTGGGGAAAGGAGGAACCGCAGTCCAGTTAGGGAAGGCAGTGAAGAGCGGCGTGCCAAAATTGAACAATGGAATAGGGAAAGAGAACAACAGCAAGAAAATGCTAATAAGGTCAAAAATGATGGAGAAAATGCTAATATGCAGAATGGAGATCAGTACTATAGCTACCAGCAGCAGCCACCTCCAcagcaagaaaaatataattactgATCCTTTTAACAGTATCCGGTTcgtttcctctttctctttgttattttgatagtCTTTGCTTCATTGGGAGAAAGTTACATTTCATCAAGG
The Quercus lobata isolate SW786 chromosome 10, ValleyOak3.0 Primary Assembly, whole genome shotgun sequence DNA segment above includes these coding regions:
- the LOC115963623 gene encoding splicing factor U2af small subunit B-like — protein: MAEHLASIFGTEKDRVNCPFYFKIGACRHGDRCSRLHTKPSVSPTLLLSNMYQRPDMITPGVDAHGQPIDPRTIQTHFEEFYEDLFEELTKYGEIESLNICDNLADHMVGNVYVQFREEEHAANALRNLTGRFYAGRPIIVDFSPVTDFREATCRQYEENTCNRGGYCNFMHLKRISRELRRQLFGRYRRRHSRSRSRSRSPYRHRSYEERSHGGRGSSKRYDERDYYHESQSRRHRTTSPGHRRGRSRSKSPGERRNRSPVREGSEERRAKIEQWNREREQQQENANKVKNDGENANMQNGDQYYSYQQQPPPQQEKYNY